A single genomic interval of Coregonus clupeaformis isolate EN_2021a chromosome 36, ASM2061545v1, whole genome shotgun sequence harbors:
- the LOC121552229 gene encoding peptidase M20 domain-containing protein 2, whose product MAQHATDRLLELKQKVGSCIDEAKDGLHRLSKDIWSCPELAYEERKSHDRLVAFFSEQKGWTVDSHFKLETAFRAIWGPVGGKAKGNKHVINVGFLCEYDALPGIGHACGHNLIAEVGAAAAIGLKALVECTPDFPVPVQVTVLGTPAEEDGGGKIDLIREGAFDGLDVVFMAHPSQEDASWLPDVAEHDVIVRYHGKASHAAAYPWEGVNALDAAVLAYNNLSVLRQQLKPDWRIHGIIKHGGVKPNIIPAYTELEYYLRTPTRKDLPIIKAKAEMCFRSAAMATGCEVKLEFARNAFYNVLQNLTLQGLYELNGKALGIEFVKNEDVLKISSGSTDFGNVSFIVPGIHPYFYIGSDALNHTEEYTVAAGDDKAQFYTLRAAKALAMTTLDVLLCPELLQRAREELKEANLKEERALKGASEAKHCGGVAQY is encoded by the exons ATGGCTCAGCACGCAACAGATAGGCTCCTGGAGCTAAAACAAAAAGTTGGCAGTTGTATCGACGAAGCCAAAGACGGGCTTCATCGTCTTAGCAAAGACATATGGAGTTGCCCAGAACTCGCATATGAAGAAAGAAAGTCACACGACAGGTTAGTTGCCTTTTTCTCAGAGCAGAAGGGATGGACTGTGGACAGTCACTTTAAACTCGAGACAGCATTCCGTGCCATATGGGGACCCGTCGGTGGCAAGGCCAAGGGGAACAAACATGTCATAAATGTTGGTTTCTTGTGTGAATACGACGCACTGCCGGGCATTGGACATGCATGTGGCCATAACCTCATAGCTGAAGTAGGAGCTGCCGCAGCGATCGGATTAAAAGCATTGGTAGAATGCACACCCGATTTTCCTGTCCCAGTCCAG GTGACAGTGTTGGGAACCCCagcagaggaggatggagggggtaAAATCGACCTGATAAGGGAAGGGGCGTTCGATGGCCTGGACGTGGTATTCATGGCTCATCCCTCACAGGAAGATGCCTCCTGGCTGCCAGACGTGGCTGAACATGA TGTCATAGTGAGGTACCATGGCAAGGCCTCTCATGCTGCAGCCTACCCCTGGGAAGGAGTCAACGCACTGGACGCTGCTGTGCTCGCCTACAATAACCTCTCTGTGCTCAGACAGCAACTCAAGCCAGACTGGAGAATCCACG GTATCATCAAGCATGGAGGGGTGAAACCCAACATCATCCCTGCGTACACAGAGCTGGAGTACTATCTCCGAACTCCCACACGCAAAGACCTGCCCATTATTAAGGCCAAGGCTGAGATGTGTTTTAGATCAGCTGCCATGGCAACTGGTTGTGAA gttaaACTGGAGTTTGCAAGGAATGCATTTTACAACGTTCTGCAGAATCTCACCCTGCAGGGGTTGTATGAGTTAAACGGCAAGGCTTTGGGGATCGAATTTGTTAAAAATGAAGATGTTCTCAAAATCTCCTCTG GTTCCACAGACTTTGGCAATGTGTCTTTTATTGTACCTGGAATCCACCCATACTTTTACATTGGCTCAGATGCTCTAAACCACACAGAGGAATACACTGTGGCTGCTG GTGATGATAAAGCTCAGTTCTACACCCTGCGGGCGGCGAAGGCCCTGGCCATGACAACCCTGGATGTGCTGCTGTGTCCAGAGCTGCTGCAGAGGGCCAGGGAGGAGTTAAAGGAGGCTAATCTGAAGGAGGAGCGTGCCCTGAAAGGTGCCTCAGAGGCCAAACATTGTGGAGGGGTGGCCCAGTACTGA